One window of the Sulfitobacter alexandrii genome contains the following:
- a CDS encoding RidA family protein, whose amino-acid sequence MQRIFSGGAFEPKIGYCRAVVAGGFVHVAGTVGQGDDVVEQCRSALETIERALTEAGVGLADVVRVTYMLPDRSEFEPCWPTLQAAFGAHPPAATMIECGLIDPKYRIEIEVTAVARS is encoded by the coding sequence ATGCAGCGGATTTTCTCCGGAGGCGCCTTCGAGCCCAAGATCGGCTATTGCCGGGCGGTGGTGGCAGGCGGTTTCGTACACGTTGCCGGCACGGTCGGGCAGGGCGACGACGTGGTGGAACAATGCAGATCGGCGCTGGAAACCATCGAACGGGCGCTGACCGAGGCGGGTGTCGGGCTGGCCGACGTTGTCCGGGTGACCTACATGCTGCCCGACAGGTCGGAGTTCGAACCGTGCTGGCCGACGCTTCAGGCCGCATTCGGCGCGCACCCGCCCGCGGCCACGATGATCGAATGCGGGCTGATCGATCCGAAATACCGGATCGAAATAGAGGTGACGGCGGTGGCCCGGTCCTAG